The following are from one region of the Simiduia agarivorans SA1 = DSM 21679 genome:
- a CDS encoding twin-arginine translocation pathway signal protein, with amino-acid sequence MSKKFKTHFQPDDALVTPNMHRPVSRRDMIAQGFQLGAGAVVGSTALGLLSARAHGELSMDVLQKVFDCNIPLNGAGKIPFVCFDLAGGANFAGSNVLIGGRGGQLDFLSTAGYNKQGLPGDMVPSSSTENFIDESLGLRFHSDSAMLRGILEKAILAAPNTNGCVIPARSENDTGNNPHNPMYGINKAGAFGNLVALVGSRSSESGGNSMAPAAMIDPAVRPTKVDRPSDVTGLVDVGGLTSLLSKDDIVKVMESMYRVSDKKIARIDTGLSGEEHTAVQETLRCQYVKSAHLANAFGEPSALNPELDPDLVGPAGVFSAEEFASDGEFRKTASVAKMVLNGFAGAGTITMGGYDYHTGDRATGERRDLRAGRCIGAVLEYAQKLSMPVMIYVCSDGSVFSNGMLDNSPDGAGKGVWTGDNQQTASAFFLVYNPNGRAQLLGATPDLQETHRQLGWMRPSGDVETGGSVAANNVNLLVETVVLNYMALHNEQNLFSTRFPQNGMGNDLDSMTAFQPICNGVITSPT; translated from the coding sequence ATGAGCAAGAAATTCAAAACCCATTTCCAGCCTGACGATGCTCTGGTCACACCCAATATGCACCGCCCGGTATCCCGTCGCGACATGATCGCCCAGGGCTTTCAGTTGGGCGCCGGTGCGGTGGTTGGATCCACCGCGCTCGGATTGTTGAGTGCGCGTGCTCACGGCGAACTCTCAATGGACGTGTTGCAAAAAGTCTTCGACTGCAATATTCCACTAAATGGTGCTGGCAAAATTCCTTTTGTTTGTTTCGATTTGGCGGGCGGTGCCAACTTTGCCGGTTCTAATGTGTTGATTGGGGGGCGTGGAGGTCAATTAGACTTTCTGTCCACAGCGGGCTACAACAAGCAGGGTTTGCCGGGCGATATGGTGCCTTCTTCCAGTACCGAGAACTTTATCGACGAATCGCTGGGGCTGCGGTTCCATTCGGACTCTGCGATGCTGCGCGGTATACTCGAAAAAGCAATTTTAGCTGCGCCTAATACCAACGGCTGTGTGATTCCGGCTCGTTCGGAAAATGACACCGGCAATAATCCGCACAACCCCATGTACGGTATCAATAAGGCGGGAGCATTTGGAAATCTTGTTGCCTTAGTAGGCTCGCGCTCCAGTGAGTCGGGAGGCAACTCTATGGCTCCTGCTGCAATGATTGACCCGGCAGTTAGGCCGACAAAAGTAGATAGGCCTTCAGACGTGACCGGCTTGGTGGATGTAGGCGGTTTAACAAGTCTTCTCTCCAAGGATGACATCGTTAAGGTCATGGAGTCCATGTACCGGGTCAGCGACAAAAAAATAGCCCGTATTGACACCGGACTTTCAGGTGAGGAGCACACGGCAGTGCAGGAAACATTGCGCTGCCAGTACGTTAAATCGGCGCATTTGGCTAATGCCTTTGGTGAGCCCTCTGCATTGAATCCGGAATTAGACCCAGATTTGGTCGGCCCTGCTGGCGTGTTCAGTGCAGAAGAGTTTGCCAGCGATGGTGAATTCCGAAAGACAGCATCGGTTGCTAAGATGGTTCTGAACGGCTTTGCTGGTGCTGGCACCATTACTATGGGTGGCTACGATTACCACACCGGTGATCGCGCTACCGGTGAGCGCCGGGATTTACGCGCAGGTCGTTGTATTGGTGCGGTATTGGAATATGCGCAAAAACTAAGCATGCCGGTGATGATCTACGTCTGCTCAGACGGCTCTGTATTCAGTAACGGAATGCTGGATAACTCGCCCGACGGCGCCGGCAAAGGCGTCTGGACCGGCGACAACCAGCAAACCGCCTCGGCGTTCTTCCTGGTTTATAACCCCAATGGCCGGGCCCAACTGCTGGGCGCCACACCGGATCTGCAGGAAACCCACCGCCAGCTGGGCTGGATGCGCCCGAGCGGCGATGTGGAGACCGGGGGTTCTGTGGCCGCCAACAACGTCAACCTGTTGGTGGAAACGGTGGTGCTTAACTACATGGCTTTGCACAACGAGCAGAACCTTTTCTCCACCCGGTTCCCGCAAAATGGCATGGGCAATGACCTGGACAGCATGACCGCGTTCCAGCCCATTTGTAACGGCGTGATCACCAGCCCGACCTGA
- a CDS encoding LamG domain-containing protein — protein MTTTITLLGRVLLPVSLAAIVACGGGSGAQTIENNNPNQGNNGGGGFTYTGPAPATDDVQSFKINVWDNLVADDRCGACHIDGGQSPQFVRRDDVNEAYAIANTLVDLSNPAASRLVTKVGGGHNCWETEASACADTMTTWITRWAQASGSISNTVVLTAPELKDVGASKSFPATPDGFQPVYDLLQPYCGQCHSSTSANQQQPYLGEGDIQVAYDAARSRISLDTPENSRLVVRLRNEFHNCWGNNCPSASNEMEAAIRAFADSIEPVEVDPALVISKAVNLADDGIVASSGGRVENNVIALYQFKTGSGSTAFDTSGVSPALHLTLSGPHEWLGAWGVKFNGGKAQGSTQASRKLYDLLTATNEFSIEAWVVPENTTQDGPARIITYSGGDTARNFTVGQTLYNYDFALRSSTGNDANGMPLLSTPNADEVLQATLQHVVMTYSPVNGRRIYVNGELSSDADELEPGLLANWDPSFALALGAEVSNGDAWLGAVRLLAIHNRTLSDTDIVTNYDAGVGEKFFLLFSVSHLVDMPDAFVVFEVQQFDNYGYLFNKPFFISLDNTAAPSAPFTLSGMRIGVNGREASVGQAYANLNVEISSGNYVEGGVVLSELGTIIPLDKGPTSDQFFLTFDQAGSNTFARTEPVPTPPATPADIEGQTAIGLRHYEEINNTLAALTGVSKTDPAVNAVFELVKQQMPTEENPRGFLAAHQMGITQLAVQYCNELVDSTSMRASYFPGFNFSANVNSAFDATGRSQIIDPLVAAMLGHSFATVPNTGNAVMDDQPIDGEIQTELNSLIDAMTATSCSSDCVTKTANTVKAVCAAATGSAVMLLQ, from the coding sequence ATGACAACAACTATCACTTTACTCGGTCGCGTCCTGCTCCCCGTCTCCCTGGCTGCCATTGTGGCCTGCGGCGGAGGTTCCGGCGCGCAAACGATTGAAAACAACAATCCCAATCAGGGCAACAACGGCGGTGGCGGATTTACCTATACCGGCCCGGCGCCGGCCACGGACGATGTGCAGAGTTTCAAAATCAATGTGTGGGATAACCTGGTGGCCGATGACCGCTGTGGTGCCTGTCACATTGACGGCGGTCAGTCACCTCAATTCGTCCGCCGCGACGATGTGAACGAGGCTTACGCCATCGCCAATACCCTGGTGGATCTGTCCAACCCGGCTGCGTCGCGACTGGTCACCAAAGTCGGTGGCGGCCACAACTGCTGGGAAACCGAAGCCAGCGCCTGTGCCGACACCATGACCACCTGGATTACCCGCTGGGCGCAAGCCTCCGGCAGTATTTCCAACACGGTGGTGTTGACCGCGCCAGAGCTGAAAGACGTGGGCGCGTCGAAAAGTTTCCCTGCCACGCCGGATGGCTTCCAGCCGGTGTACGATCTTTTACAACCCTACTGTGGCCAGTGCCATTCCAGCACCAGCGCCAACCAGCAGCAGCCCTATCTGGGCGAAGGCGATATACAGGTAGCCTATGATGCGGCGCGTTCGCGCATCAGCCTGGACACGCCGGAAAATTCCCGCCTGGTGGTCCGGCTGCGCAACGAGTTCCACAATTGCTGGGGCAATAACTGTCCGTCGGCCTCCAACGAAATGGAAGCGGCCATCCGCGCATTTGCCGATAGCATCGAGCCGGTGGAAGTGGACCCTGCGCTGGTGATTTCCAAGGCGGTAAACCTGGCGGACGACGGCATTGTGGCGTCTTCCGGCGGCCGAGTGGAAAACAACGTGATCGCCCTGTACCAGTTCAAGACCGGTTCCGGCTCCACGGCGTTCGATACCTCCGGCGTGTCACCTGCCCTGCATTTAACCCTGAGCGGGCCACACGAGTGGCTGGGTGCCTGGGGCGTGAAATTCAATGGTGGTAAAGCCCAGGGTTCAACCCAGGCCAGCCGCAAATTGTATGATTTGCTGACCGCCACCAATGAATTTTCCATCGAAGCCTGGGTTGTGCCCGAGAACACCACCCAGGATGGCCCGGCGCGCATCATCACCTATTCCGGTGGCGACACGGCGCGCAACTTCACCGTTGGCCAGACCTTGTACAACTACGACTTTGCCCTGCGGTCGTCCACCGGCAACGACGCCAATGGTATGCCGTTGCTGTCTACCCCCAACGCCGATGAAGTGCTGCAGGCCACATTGCAGCACGTGGTAATGACCTACAGTCCGGTCAATGGTCGCCGCATTTACGTGAACGGTGAGTTGTCTTCGGATGCAGATGAACTCGAGCCCGGCTTGTTGGCCAACTGGGATCCGAGTTTTGCCCTGGCGCTCGGTGCAGAAGTGTCAAATGGTGATGCCTGGTTGGGCGCCGTGCGTTTGCTGGCGATCCATAACCGCACGCTCAGCGACACCGATATCGTGACCAATTATGACGCCGGCGTAGGGGAGAAATTCTTCCTGCTGTTCAGCGTCAGCCACCTGGTGGACATGCCCGATGCGTTTGTGGTGTTTGAAGTTCAGCAGTTTGATAACTACGGCTACCTGTTTAACAAGCCGTTCTTCATCAGCCTGGACAACACCGCCGCGCCATCAGCGCCCTTTACCCTGTCGGGTATGCGCATAGGGGTAAACGGCCGCGAAGCCAGTGTAGGTCAGGCTTATGCCAACCTGAATGTTGAAATCAGCAGCGGCAATTATGTTGAGGGTGGAGTGGTATTGAGCGAGTTGGGTACCATTATCCCGCTGGACAAGGGCCCGACCTCGGATCAGTTCTTCCTGACCTTCGACCAGGCCGGCAGCAATACCTTTGCACGCACCGAGCCGGTACCCACGCCACCTGCGACGCCGGCCGACATTGAGGGACAGACCGCAATCGGTTTGCGTCACTACGAAGAAATCAACAATACACTGGCGGCATTGACCGGGGTGTCCAAAACCGATCCGGCCGTGAACGCGGTATTTGAGTTGGTCAAACAGCAAATGCCCACGGAAGAAAACCCGCGTGGTTTCCTGGCGGCGCACCAGATGGGCATTACCCAGCTGGCGGTGCAGTACTGCAACGAACTGGTGGACAGCACCAGCATGCGTGCCAGCTATTTCCCCGGTTTTAACTTCAGTGCCAACGTCAACAGCGCGTTCGATGCAACTGGCCGGTCACAGATTATTGATCCGCTGGTGGCGGCAATGTTGGGCCACAGTTTCGCAACCGTGCCCAATACCGGCAATGCGGTTATGGATGACCAGCCCATTGACGGCGAAATTCAAACCGAGCTGAACAGTCTGATCGATGCGATGACAGCGACCAGCTGTAGCAGTGACTGTGTGACCAAAACCGCCAACACCGTTAAAGCTGTGTGTGCTGCCGCAACCGGTAGCGCCGTGATGCTGCTGCAATAA